A DNA window from Deinococcus malanensis contains the following coding sequences:
- a CDS encoding response regulator translates to MSDAARPPEAETDTPRTITLLLVDDHPVVRKGTRELLEGEADLHVIGEAGSGEEAVVKARALQPDVILMDVSMPGMNGIEATKAIKAERPGVGVLVLTSYDDDAYVFALLEAGAAGYLLKNASEDDLLGAVRAVAAGESALHPSVARKVLERFSTHTTPTPPEDDLSPRELEVLRVAATGRTNKEIARDLDISPRTVQVHLANIFSKLGVGSRTEAVLHGIKRGWIDPRTL, encoded by the coding sequence ATGTCCGACGCAGCCCGTCCGCCCGAGGCCGAGACCGATACGCCCCGCACCATTACCCTGCTGCTGGTCGACGACCATCCGGTGGTGCGCAAGGGGACCCGCGAACTGCTCGAAGGCGAGGCGGACCTGCACGTGATCGGGGAGGCCGGCAGCGGTGAAGAGGCGGTGGTCAAGGCCCGCGCCCTGCAGCCGGATGTGATCCTGATGGACGTCAGCATGCCCGGCATGAACGGGATCGAGGCCACCAAGGCCATCAAGGCCGAGCGGCCTGGCGTGGGTGTGCTGGTATTGACCAGCTACGACGATGACGCGTACGTGTTCGCCCTGCTCGAAGCGGGCGCCGCCGGCTACCTGCTGAAAAACGCCTCGGAGGATGACCTGCTCGGTGCCGTGCGGGCCGTCGCAGCCGGCGAGAGTGCCCTGCATCCCAGCGTGGCCCGCAAGGTCCTTGAGCGCTTCAGTACCCACACCACCCCGACCCCCCCGGAAGACGACCTGAGCCCCCGCGAGCTGGAAGTGCTGCGTGTGGCCGCCACCGGCCGCACCAACAAGGAAATTGCCCGGGATCTGGACATCAGTCCCCGGACCGTACAGGTTCACCTGGCCAACATCTTTTCCAAGCTGGGCGTCGGTAGCCGCACCGAGGCCGTGTTGCACGGCATCAAACGCGGCTGGATCGATCCCCGGACGCTGTAG
- a CDS encoding ABC transporter substrate-binding protein — protein MKRNFKLSALALTTLALTLAACDNKKAETSTSVTNTETSTESTTTAGGDSNTLVVQSSADIPTMDPGTTYDTSSGQVVENLYETLVTYKGNSLTELEPLLATEWTASEDGTEYRFTLRDGVKFHSGNSMTCADAEYTFRRNLVTNTSESGNWFLSESLLGTASNANDDKNISWTKISSAVKCDGDTLVFTLPKADPAFVSKLAYTGQSIVDSEHAREIGEWDGTEATWKEAVGKDLTGSPLAQNPSGTGAYKLLKKDANAVTAQAFADYWGEKPAIQNILLQKIPEQAPRLQAFEKGDADMVETGGRPIIESQLRGKPGIAIVDDLPDTSAFGISMNHAIKGDVIGSGKLDGKGIPANFFSDVDVRRGFVAAFDVPQYIEEVQSGKGEPRNFLLPDTFPGYNKDLEAPKFDLEAARASFQKAWGGEVWKKGFTLNVSYRANSIPAQTGMEMLKKNIESINPKFRVNLVAKEWSTLLEDGNEGKEAMVMTGWAPDYADPDNFVHTFYSSEGYYQPRLNFKDEQIDAWINEARSTTDMDRRNELYTNIAKRAIDQAYYIMMPSNPGILAHREALGGVSQDTFNPMISFGTGTLWKNLSKS, from the coding sequence ATGAAACGTAATTTTAAACTCAGTGCACTCGCGCTGACCACGTTGGCACTCACCCTGGCGGCCTGCGACAACAAGAAGGCCGAAACCAGCACCTCAGTCACCAACACCGAGACCTCAACCGAAAGCACTACGACGGCGGGCGGCGACAGCAATACGCTGGTTGTGCAGTCCAGTGCCGATATTCCGACCATGGACCCCGGTACCACCTACGACACCAGCAGTGGACAGGTGGTCGAGAACCTGTACGAGACCCTGGTGACCTACAAGGGCAACAGCCTGACCGAGCTCGAACCGCTCCTGGCCACCGAGTGGACCGCAAGCGAGGATGGCACGGAGTACCGCTTCACGCTGCGCGATGGAGTGAAGTTCCACAGCGGCAACTCCATGACCTGCGCGGACGCCGAGTACACCTTTCGGCGCAACCTGGTCACCAACACCAGTGAAAGCGGCAACTGGTTCCTCTCCGAGAGTCTGCTGGGTACGGCCAGCAATGCCAACGACGACAAGAACATCAGCTGGACCAAGATATCCAGTGCTGTGAAATGTGACGGCGATACGCTGGTGTTTACGCTGCCCAAGGCGGACCCGGCTTTTGTCAGCAAGTTGGCCTATACCGGCCAGAGCATCGTGGACAGCGAGCATGCCAGGGAAATCGGCGAATGGGACGGCACCGAGGCCACTTGGAAGGAAGCGGTGGGCAAGGACCTGACCGGCAGCCCCCTGGCGCAGAACCCCAGTGGTACGGGTGCCTACAAACTGCTCAAGAAGGACGCCAACGCGGTGACTGCCCAGGCCTTCGCCGACTACTGGGGCGAGAAGCCCGCGATCCAGAACATCCTGCTGCAGAAGATTCCCGAGCAGGCGCCGCGCCTCCAGGCCTTCGAGAAGGGCGACGCTGACATGGTTGAGACGGGCGGCCGTCCCATCATCGAGTCGCAGCTCAGGGGCAAGCCCGGCATTGCGATCGTGGACGACCTGCCTGACACCAGCGCTTTCGGGATCAGCATGAACCACGCCATCAAGGGTGATGTGATCGGCAGCGGCAAGCTTGACGGCAAGGGTATTCCCGCCAACTTCTTCAGCGACGTGGACGTGCGCCGCGGCTTTGTGGCGGCCTTTGACGTACCCCAGTACATCGAGGAAGTGCAGAGCGGCAAAGGTGAACCCCGCAACTTTCTGCTCCCCGACACCTTCCCTGGCTACAACAAGGATCTGGAGGCTCCCAAGTTCGACCTGGAGGCGGCCAGGGCCTCGTTCCAGAAGGCGTGGGGCGGTGAGGTCTGGAAGAAGGGCTTTACCCTCAACGTCTCCTACCGTGCCAACAGTATTCCCGCTCAGACCGGCATGGAAATGCTGAAGAAGAACATCGAATCCATCAATCCCAAGTTCAGGGTCAATCTGGTCGCCAAGGAATGGAGCACGCTGCTCGAAGACGGCAACGAGGGCAAAGAAGCGATGGTCATGACCGGCTGGGCACCTGACTACGCCGACCCCGACAACTTCGTGCACACCTTCTACAGTTCCGAGGGCTACTACCAGCCGCGACTGAACTTCAAAGACGAGCAGATCGACGCCTGGATCAACGAGGCGCGCAGCACCACCGACATGGACCGCCGCAATGAGCTGTACACCAACATTGCCAAGCGGGCCATCGATCAGGCCTACTACATCATGATGCCCAGTAACCCCGGCATTCTGGCCCACCGCGAGGCCCTGGGCGGCGTCAGCCAGGACACCTTCAACCCCATGATTTCCTTCGGTACCGGCACGCTCTGGAAGAACCTCTCCAAGAGCTGA